The DNA region atggggAACGAGCTGAAGTTCTTGTACTAAAAAAATTGCCGAGTAATTATTTGGGTTTCTTATTGATTTAAGGATGACACTGGGACTTGGAAGGTTCGTCGAAGAGAAATTTGAATTCAGGTAAGTTCGATATAAGTTCAAACCGCTTAAAACCGACGGAACAGCGCTGACAGTGGACGGTGAACAATTCTCCATTTgcattccaaaaaaataaaaaaaagtataaaaattgaaattatgagccatgttttcacatttgaatgaaaaaagcgttttaaaatgcattatacacctgtccaattgttttgcaatcattggtaCCGAAATATCGAtgaatcgacgaaaattgtattttttgaatttcataaaaattcaaaacatttttaaacgagctcaaacatgctaaatatgattatcaatgcaggaaaatgcatttaaattgttttcagttgatttgccttctaatttcattgaaattttgaagttttttgaaaaaacttaaattcttaaattcttaaattcttaaattcttaaattcttaaattcttaaattcttaaattcttaaattcttaaattcttaaattcttaaattcttaaattcttaaattcttaaattcttaaattcttaaattcttaaattcttaaattcttaaattcttaaattcttaaattcttaaattcttaaattcttaaattcttaaattcttaaattcttaaattcttaaattcttaaattcttaaattcttaaattcttaaattcttaaacttgaaatatattttttaaaattttagtttacaaaTTTccgccgattttttttaaaattaaaattgttttaatgtttaagtgttttaagcttttacatttttaagttcTATCAATCCAAtctgaagttaaaaatttttcattttgcgatttttaaattcttgaactttaattttatgaagttttgtatttatatttttttaaattttatcaaagttaAATCgacgacaacaaataaaaaattatttcaacaatAAATCGTTGAGttaaaacaacaataaaatttgagcatgagcatggttaaCTGCTAATAGCTaatccgttattgacagatcagctgaatcaaaaatgatcagtgggagccaaccatccgttcactgtttaacctctgaagatccctactttattagtcaataccggcgccctcccaagaagcctgcaggtcaacgaaagggaggaatgttagtccgatagttgaagttgcagactcatcaagcacatagtttttcgctatatacttgttgataccgcttgagaccgttgaatccacagcatctccttcaagcatcacgtgattaattttttttttttgggttagtaggataaggtattggcttttcgatgcctcccgagctacgacgctatggggaggactttcataacagacccgtcggcgagccttccgagcaacgatgctgtGGAAaggtcactcacacacagttattttgcttcACTTTTATCTCGACGATCCAAAATGTCagcgcgtctttcgatcattatatagaaatggctttttcaccgtaaaaaaaaccttattctaaaaatgtatacacaatttacccgacgccgtgccttccgatcagcgTTGATATTGAAAGGGCtgtgaaaataacaaaacatttaattaAGATTACACAAGCACAGAAAACACAAATTACTCAACGATAAtgacgctcaagacacaaataattcagtacgGCAAGCGCCTcgtcgcagcacacaattcacgacaaaaaagcgaaacaaaaggcacacaaaaaagtctcttttcactccgaatatttttttcgaccacgcgctccctttgccaattatgcccTCTGATCACGATCACGAATATgtatattcattagcacaatgcgccccccccccctttcaccGCATGCATCagttaaaataacaacaacaaaatgtgTTGATTCAAACGgggattttgttattttttttttactataaaatctgtaattttaccAAAGAACGATTTATAGTTAATTTACAATCGATTTTAGGagtaatttaaatgttttaatttcaaCCTATTTCATGAGCATGATCTTTCGGGTAATTTTTGAAGGGTGTTAGtctgaaaattgaaataaaatttgtactggacaaaaaataagtaaattaaCCCTCTTTCCCaaatgcatttatcttgtttagtttttgtttgtttctgatagtatttgacTTATTCTACCACCACCCATCATTTCCTTCTGCCTTTCTAGTTTAGTGTTTTAACAGtctgtttttacatattttgctTGTGTCTCACACTTTCTACTACAGAATGATAAATACAACTAtcattgaaatataaaaaaaaaatcgctgagGCATAGTTTGGGACATTACAAAAACTActgcattattttattattattttcacattAAATATAAGACATGTTCGAGAAAAACACAGGCAAAGTAAACCCcggaaaaaatcatattcaaaaaaaaaaaaatggtaaagtcacagaaaacaagtcaaacttccaacaccaaaactttcttaaattttaagaatcttcttctttccaatactttttaaagataaataattggttcacggtgaaaaaatgatttttgacgaatttttaGATTGAATCCCGCCTACAGGcaggggttaggttgtagagcaggggtgctcaaagtttttggaggccgggccaaatttgaagctcaaatgaggttgcgggccaaatttacaaaaaaaggttatttaaaaaaaattaattacgttattttgatttaaaagattaaattttagttatttaaaaaaatgtcaattcaaaataatagacaATACAAACTAACGGTTTCctatcggtattgttgattttattgttttaggtaGGCaaggcaatttaaaaaaagtttttagctgaatgtacttgtgttttcaaaaaaaaaaaaagttttgtttcgaaaatggtgacatagaatgttgaataatttatctaaagccgtaattttatttataagttTAGTGTGGcttatgaaaaatcgttgagagccagaattGCAACActtcaatgaaaaaatgtaaGCTTCCGTATGGTtaaactgcaatcattattaaaaaaaaatcgacaaaaaacatttaacagaaaaaaaacatatttcaacgaaaataaacaagaaattatgatatttttcataaacctAAACATGtccaaatgattctaaatgcaaaggaatgcatatttaattaattcCAGCTGATTGCACctaaatttagctttttttttaatttttaaagtttttaggaaatatatttttgctccttgttttcgagccaatttattaaaaatggaAGAGGGGTGGGTTGATTTTCATCGACGaaagtattgaaaaatatttgctacaAACTTTATCCTCAGATTTCCACAacttgtctgcctgaatcagttggtagtcaatcagatgcgttatctaactgtaatgagttcaaATCCTgaaggaagtgcaatgtatGTTTCAGagtcagttcataaaagggtgattatgacttgcaaattaataaagaaaacttatattttggCAAATATTCCAGAATTCTACCAAAGTCAaacttgatctttttttttatatatttctaaaaatgtttgatagaagttttgacaatatttactagtttcactcacattgaaacctgtgaaattgttttaattattaaatattatgaaaatttttttgtatcctaaagtggggatcaaaatattaaaaaatcatagggtattttaaccattagtggaccccctagtagagccgaagcacatttttcacaaattttcaatattttaagcactttttcataaccctttgtacaaaacaatgaaaactgaagtctttcgaacagttttgactatttgtttcatcagttatttgtttttgagcagaaaaatagccaattgaaaaaaaagttttttttgcctgttgtggacccccttttcctatagtggacccgggtccataatccgattgtggacccgggtccactataggcaaactgttatttttataccaaatttaaccgatatttgatgttttgatgcatggtgtaggtctaatgatagatataatgaataaaagatggattttgctcacttttcatcataaacaaatattttttgttaacaaatttggctttaaacaacaaaaaaccaaacagacatttaaacacatttatttccgaaaaagatcagagaaaacgtctcaaaaaccactgtaaacataaaaataatttaaaaaaagtaatcttgatgcaaatttttccatattaattacataaatggttgaccgatactaaacaatagaattgtttacagttgctgataaaaacacgcatgtttattggaaaaagaatgttttgttgttgatttattattataaaatatcatttcaaactgcaattatggtgcttcagttaagtacaattaactatagttttgattaattataaattcttacggcatCAGCATTATtcgtacttttaacatgaaaacagctatatttatactcataattgaaaaaatatgcgtttaggttgataacaacaagcatttattgtatgttttagagaaacttttgcttgaatacacagttttcataatttttgaaggtttaattaacaggggtccacttttggaaaagtttggattttcgttgtcctatattggacccccataatttttgctagaaaattgcatttcttcgctttattttagtaaatatcCTTAAACTTTTATTACTTCGagttgctgaagttaaataatcagtcaaaaaatgattggatggttaattcaatcataaaatataaatgcagttatgttgtgaaaatgctagtggccatggctgatttcagatgtcgaactcaaaacacttattttggtgaaaaggacaattcaatgtcagtcatcaTTGTTCTAAAtaatgctgaacatgccaaataaaagatttgtagacaacaacacgcttgaaattgtgattttattgaattttccattaaaaacccttcagagggtccactataggaaaggggtccactaatggataacgtaccctaaactttttttattaacaaaaaataaaaaaagattagcGCATatagccgagcttccgtggccgtgaggttatgggtttcgccttgtaagcggaaggtgatgggttcgattcctgtctggctcggcaaagtcagatcccttcaaagagtaattctactcactgggaatactgaccggtaggggatgggtttcgactagcggcgtgctgggtttccaatccagaggtcgtgagttcgattctcgtaccgggatgatgaagttttttaaatataaaccttaactttgaaaaagtaaaaaataactttacaagtggtcaacgggccattttacatgatcattcaaaatgggcccgcgggccataaaaTATCGCcgcgcgggccacgtttggcccgcgggccatactttggtcacccctgttgTAGAGGGctcaaataataatattttaataacataaaaacTACAAGCTTTTGTTTCCTGACtgtcaaaacatttgaaaaaaaaaaaaatgaacacccTGCTGCAATGCTGTAACTTAACCCCACATGTATCGTCAAATGACAGCTCTCTTCTTCTCCTTTGATGCGCAAAGAACCGTCGCAACTCACTGTCGCAGTTGAAAAGCAAAACACCATTTTAAGTGATTCGcaatatttaagattttaaaactCCGCAACACGAGCCCACCAGCATGGACTACGACGCTGACGGCGACGCCGAGCAGGACCAGGAAGTGTCCAATGAAACCGTCGGGCCGGCGAATGGCTCCGTCCGGTGTTTCTTCCGGGTGTTTAAGCGAAAGTACGGCTCCCAACAGATGACCGCCGACGAACGGTTCGGCGTGTGGCTTGTCCGTGCCCACAGCATCGACGAGTTTCGCACCAGTCTGTGGGAGCTGGTGCGGCCCCACGTGAAGCGGGCCATCGAGGTGGTGCAGCCGGGGGATGGGGGCAGAATTGGGTACGCGTTCCGTTGGGGCGGACCGGCCGACCCGAGCGAGGAAGATGCGCCACAATTTGTCACGTTTTGCGAGAAGAAGAATAAGAAGGTTTGGCGGATATTCGTGGTTTAACggtttattaaattttagttaattttatgtAGGTCTACACGTGGAACCACATCACCAGCACACACACGCTGAAGCGGTGGCAGGATCATGAGATCATCCTAGTCATTCACGAGTACTCAACGGCACTTAAAACCAAAGCCGTCTATCAGATCGCGCTGAATACCTTTCTTGCGGCGGGTCTGAAGGCGGTGGCGAAGGCCAGCAGCAAACCCGTAGCGAAGAAACCTGCCGCGGTCAAAAGGCCGGTGCTTCCGCCGGCCGCCGACGGGTACAGCTTCCGGGATGAGGTTCGAGCGATGCGAGAGACGTTCTCCCAGATGCGAAGTCTCATGAACATCCTGGACAGCCGGCTCTCGCTGCTGGAGCAAAAGTGTGACGAAGCGACGATTGTCCCGGTCAAAATGGACACAACTGAGGAAGCTGTCGAGGATCCGCTGGTGAATTTTAGTCTCAAGGTGGAAATGCTCGACTGTGATGAAGACGAGCAAGACGACTAGTCAGAATAGTCTCTTAGATATTAGAATACTTTATTGACCTGAACTGTAACGTTACTTTTGAATAAatcttaaaaaactaaaatcgaACCGCGGTTTGGGACAGCTCTCAACGCTGCCGACACTCCCGGCATACGCGGCCACCACGTCGGGCAGCTCGCTGCAGACGCTTCCTCCGCCGCGAACCTTCTGATGTTCCTGCCGATTAATGTCGCCAACGCAGATAAAACGTCGTTCCGAATCGCCCGACACGGCCCACTTGGAGTGATCCTGCAGCGTTTCAAAGCGAAACTGTTGTCCAATGGTGACGCCCTCGATGTTCAGGACGGTCCACTTTGGCTTGGAACAATCGCTGGGCAGATTTCCGGTCCCGTGTTGCCACGATTCCACGAGCAGGTTCGACTGCAGCGACGGAGCAATCAAGTCGGCGTACAGTTCCTTCTTGAAGTAGCGATTCTTGGCAAACGAGTTGAACGTCACCCCAGCTCGGGATCGCAACTGCAGAACCTTCCAGTGGGGTGGTTTCGAGTCCGTCTTCATCCGGGTTGCCTCCACCAGCTTGGGAAAGCGCTCGCGCAGCTCGTCCGGAACGTGGTACGAGTACACGTGCGGTTCGTTCAGCACCAATTGACCCCCAATTGCATCCATTTGGTCCGCTCCGAAGCTTACGCACAGAAAGCTCTGACCGTACATCCGACCCGTGTTCGGATAGTGATACTCCTGACCCAGCTCCGGCGGATACTTTGGCACCGAGTGGATCAACCAGAACCCACTGGTCCCATCGGTAGCCACCACTCCCTTCGTGTGACCTCGCAGCCCGTCGGTTTTGCCCTCCGGAGGTTCATCGTTGTACAGCACCGCCAGCAAATTCTTTGCACCCAGCACCGGTCCCACCGTACGGCCCGGAATACTCTCGCTTTCGTTCACGTTCCGTGCGGACAGCTGCCAACCAGCGGAAGGCTGACCCGCGGTCACAAAGGTATAGTGAAGGCCAGCGGTCTCCGATCGACCCGCCGCCACCTTTTCCGGCAGTTTGTACAGATAGTACCAGTCGACCAAGTTGCCATTCTCGTCGCGGCAGCCCAATTCCGTGGAACCGGTTTGGTGGAGCCATATCGAGAGATGCAGCAGTGCTAAAAGTGCAACGCGCATGATTTTAACACTTATGTCTTTTAAAAAACTAGCACaaacttttagaaaataaaGATTGAACCATGAGAAAAAGGACAATAGTCAAGCGATATGTATGTAGTATAAATCTAACAATAAGGTGAGAGGCGAAATTGCGCGCGATTTGCACTGATCAAAGGATGAGAGAAAACTGATCACAGAAAAAAACGGGTGAGATGAGATGAGAGAGACCTGTGAGAAGTATTCACATTGCTTGCGAGACAAATGTAAGGGTAAAACAAGGCatctaattttaatttaactttacgCATGTTCAAGTAAGTTATGACAAATAATATTACGTTAAGCCTCTCAATGGCATCATTCCcggtcggccatttggcggccatgtttgttttcgaaaagaggtgcaggtggttatgttctacatgaccaatatgacaaagaacattgtagaaaactcctaaaaaatgttctatttttatttttttttaaattgtttcctgtttatttaatcctaaataattcattctaattaaatattttcaatcattgGCACCTCAATCGGAAAATGTCCCTCCGGGAGAACCTCCCAGAGGAaaacggccactccaggttgtggtcaCCACtatcaaaatggtaattttcatgtccagtatcaaaaaccttgaattttgatacccatatttcccaaaatcgtatggttcgataaatgtagcCTCGGGAGATTgttccccagggcactggccactccaggctgtggccaatatcctaccaattTGGTCTCCTTACCAATTTGGTGCTAGTTTATATAGTTCGCACAAAAGGTGGCAACCATGGTGCAACATTATCGCatgacagttccaagaaagtAGGAGACGAGTCAAAATTTTTCTGTgctaaacaaagaaaaaaaaacctttttttaaatctaaaagaagtaaaaaatacaaattattaaTAATCTAGGTGTGGATATCTAATCTAAAAAATGCTCCATGGGCatctgatttttatttaaaatttaaaaaattatagaattttcaatatagttttgtttaatgcttgaacaatttaattttcaaattttgtaagtTTAAGAATAAAACTAATCTAAaagtttaagaaattaaaaatgtaataaataaacaatttaataatttcagaaattagaatttcataatatcaaagaatttgagaattcaaTGAAAAAACAACTAAATTACTACGGAATTAAATAACTTAAGAACTAATGAATTTGATAATTAAAGaagataagaaaataagaaaataagaaggtaagaagataagaagataagaagataagaagataagaagataagaagataagatgataagaagataagaagataagaagataagaagataagaagataagaagataagaagataagaagataagaagataagaagataagaagataagaagataagaagataagaagataagaagataagaagataagaagataagaagataagaagataagaagataagaagataagaagataagaagataagaagataagaagataagaagataagaagataagaagataagaagataagaagataagaagataagaagataagaagataagaagataagaagataagaagataagaagataagaagataagaagataagaaggtaagaagataagaagataagaagataagaagataagaagataagaagataagaagataagaagataagaagataagaagataagaagataagaagataagaagataagaagataagaagataagaagataagaagataagaagataagaagataaaaagataagaaattcagaatttagggaagattaaaaaaaataataatttaagaattttacaactctagagtaaattttcaacacAATCTTTGAGGAATGGGTGGCTTAcataggagcaattctctacaaaatcggtctttttaatttagaatttcatacaaaaacgatgtaagaaaattccaaaatctgtatcttttaaaggaattttttgatcgatttggtgtcttaggcaaagttgtaggtatggatatgaactacactacatgtaactttttgtcactaaaacttgatttgcaaaaaacactatttttattttttgatatgttttagaggacatcaaatgccaacttttcagaaatttccaggttgtgcaaaaaatctttgagggagttatgaatttttgaatcaatactgatttttttttttcaaaaaattgaaatattggtcgcaaaaatttttcaacttcatttttcgatgtaaaatcaaatttgcaatcaaaaagtactttagtgaaattttgataaagtgcacattctacacatttttgaaaatagtcacactttttcattttttaaaattagtgcagcacatgtttgcccacttttgaaaaaaatatatttgaaaagctgagatattcaacattacgcccttttaaaatgttagtcttggtttaaaaaattaaattattttttttcgaaaggatcgcaaaatttcacgaatgtttcatattttaacatagtaaattggaccattaattgctgagatatcgacgttagaaaatggtggtaatccttgggtgagacttggaaaacacaaattttcatgtttttaaacatttgcatggcaatatctcagcaactaagggtcgtatcaacaaagttcagaaatgcaaaatatagagaattttctcagcttttcaaaaatattttttttcaaaaatgggcaaacatgtgcacttatttaaaaaaatgaaaagtgcgactattttcaaaaaagttacctaaaaatggccttaacttgaaaacggtgcactttatcaaaatttcactaaagtactttttgattgcaaatttgattttacgtcgaaaaataaagttgaaaaaaatttgctaccaatatttcgattttttgaaaaaatctgcattggaaatttctgaaaagttggaatttgatgtcctctaaaacatataaaaaaaatagaaatagtgttttttttgcaaatcaagttttagtgacaaaaagttaaataaaaaatcaccaaaatgtttttaccgtgtataattttttccagtgtagtccgtatccatacctacaacttttctgaagacaccaactcgatcaaaaaattccatcgaaagatacagatttttgaattttcatacatcatttttgtatggacagctgccaaatttgcatggaaaattatatggacaaactaatgatgcaaaatggcttctttgggcataccgaaggcaccaacaaagtttcagtcggattaaaaaatacaaaaaaaatcgaatgaccgaaatctgagagaactgctcatagatactatccaggtttttaagcgaaaatgacGTTCGAAAgttgaacgcccgaaatgtcaaaatcacgcagttgtaccaacattacgaaaaaagtgtgccatggcatgacagccacattttttttctaatgttggtgctactgcgcgattttgacatttcgggcgttcaacTTTCGAACgtcattttcgcttaaaaacctggatagtatctatgagcagttctcttcgattttttttttgcatttcggacgttcaccattcgaacgccatcttcgcttaaaaacctcgatagaTAGGATCTTTTGAACcttcttttttgaaaagaagaagaatgaaagaattgaaaaattcaagtatttaggaaatttgaaagttgggaagatcaaaatttcaagaatttagaactgtttgaattttaaaatttattttttgcttgcGCAAATTAgataagtaggggaaattctcgtatgtttggcaggttaagcactcgctcctaactccatccaatttgctgattttcactatttaaacaactaattttgcaaaacttttgatagaaacttgcttgctcacttcttattgagctatttatcactcgatttcagttgaaaacgattttaatgagctgtaattgaatgtcaaagtcctgacctgccaacattagaggcacgctggaattggATGCTGACTCGAGAAATAGTTTTTAATAATTCTGGCTTGTCAAAAATAGGTTAAATTATGCTCAGCTGTAAAATcccaataaaaaagtttttaatttcacaCACAATTGTGCATCACTATATTTTGTCTCATTCAATTTTACATGCATTCTTAATTCTAGTAGTACGGTGCCTAATGTTAATCCTTTGGGCTTATTTTTTCACGCCAATTTCCCTCCAAGTTCATAAATATTGCTAGGTTCTTACGTAGATAGCATTTTTACAGTAACTGTGATGAATGAGTGCGCGCGTTCACCTTCCTAGTGCAATAGCTTTGTTTGCCCTCATCTTTGCTtgtaaataacttttaaaaatcaatgtttgaaaatgcaaGTACAACACCGTTAACACTAAAATACCTTAAGATCAGCCTAATTCTCATACAATAATTTCCATGCATTTTAGTCCCTCTTATCCGGCCGCGACACGAACCGGTCCTTCAAGCCGTGCAGGATGCTGCCCGGTATTCGCTGGTGCTTGTTGATCAATCTTTCGACAGCGTACGCGACCCGCTCCTGCAGCTGCTCGGGCGTGAGCGTCGGATCGTACGGGATGGGCTCCCCCAGGTGGGTTCGGAACTTGACGGGGAAGCCTCCGTACACGGGCCGGACGGGAAAGCGGACCGCGTTGTACAGCCGGATGAACAGCGACTGGGCAAAGCCGACCGAGCGGAAGCCTTCGCGCAGGTTTTCCGTGAACATTGGAATGATGGGGGCTTTGGATTCGATGGCCACCTTGGCGAAGCCGATTCGACGGCGCCACAGGAGTTCGTAGTTGTTGTCGCCGAACTGGGCCTCGTAGACACCGCCGGGGGCGATCGACAGGAGGTTGCCTTCCTTGAGGACGCTGGAGCAGGACTGGATCGAGCCGGGGCTGACCTTCATGATGCGGCCCATCAGGTTCCAGCCGGGCAGCTTCTCCAGGAAGCGGTCTCCGACGGTGTAGATGAGGCGGGATCGTTTCAGGTAGATCCGCGCGACTAGGTAGTACATGTCTATGGGGATTGCTCCGTGGTAGTAGATGATAAGAGCTGGGCCGGTTTCGGGGAGGTTCTCCAGCCCGCACACCTCGTACCCGTGGAAGATCCACCCGTGGGCGTCCCACAGCACCGAAAGAATCGTCCGGGCCACATCCCACCCGTTGAAGTCGCCGTCGTTGTACACCTGAAGGATGAAACGGCTGGAAGAAGCGATCGTATGAATCAGCTCAATCGAATGTGTC from Culex quinquefasciatus strain JHB chromosome 3, VPISU_Cqui_1.0_pri_paternal, whole genome shotgun sequence includes:
- the LOC6049630 gene encoding uncharacterized protein LOC6049630, coding for MDYDADGDAEQDQEVSNETVGPANGSVRCFFRVFKRKYGSQQMTADERFGVWLVRAHSIDEFRTSLWELVRPHVKRAIEVVQPGDGGRIGYAFRWGGPADPSEEDAPQFVTFCEKKNKKVYTWNHITSTHTLKRWQDHEIILVIHEYSTALKTKAVYQIALNTFLAAGLKAVAKASSKPVAKKPAAVKRPVLPPAADGYSFRDEVRAMRETFSQMRSLMNILDSRLSLLEQKCDEATIVPVKMDTTEEAVEDPLVNFSLKVEMLDCDEDEQDD
- the LOC6049629 gene encoding plancitoxin-1; translated protein: MRVALLALLHLSIWLHQTGSTELGCRDENGNLVDWYYLYKLPEKVAAGRSETAGLHYTFVTAGQPSAGWQLSARNVNESESIPGRTVGPVLGAKNLLAVLYNDEPPEGKTDGLRGHTKGVVATDGTSGFWLIHSVPKYPPELGQEYHYPNTGRMYGQSFLCVSFGADQMDAIGGQLVLNEPHVYSYHVPDELRERFPKLVEATRMKTDSKPPHWKVLQLRSRAGVTFNSFAKNRYFKKELYADLIAPSLQSNLLVESWQHGTGNLPSDCSKPKWTVLNIEGVTIGQQFRFETLQDHSKWAVSGDSERRFICVGDINRQEHQKVRGGGSVCSELPDVVAAYAGSVGSVESCPKPRFDFSFLRFIQK
- the LOC6049627 gene encoding transmembrane protein 68 translates to MLLAGTTMGTVAEELITLNNEAVKNSTIFSYIGQYVDLDYSIWLYRLLTPLLLTFILPSLFVLLIYFSISICYVFKLHRRFILQVYNDGDFNGWDVARTILSVLWDAHGWIFHGYEVCGLENLPETGPALIIYYHGAIPIDMYYLVARIYLKRSRLIYTVGDRFLEKLPGWNLMGRIMKVSPGSIQSCSSVLKEGNLLSIAPGGVYEAQFGDNNYELLWRRRIGFAKVAIESKAPIIPMFTENLREGFRSVGFAQSLFIRLYNAVRFPVRPVYGGFPVKFRTHLGEPIPYDPTLTPEQLQERVAYAVERLINKHQRIPGSILHGLKDRFVSRPDKRD